A portion of the Adhaeribacter radiodurans genome contains these proteins:
- the nagB gene encoding glucosamine-6-phosphate deaminase gives MIRLNLLEETRFEKLPVTVYPDQHIASRQVARRICDLIRRKQQNGETTVLGLATGATPIEVYAELVRLHREEGLSFQNVITFNLDEYYPMSPTAPQSYVTFMNENLFDHIDIPKENVNIPDGTLPLEEIPAFCLAYERKIEDLGGLDLQILGIGRTGHIGFNEPGSAPNSGTRLVTLDDLTRRDASRDFGGKENVPTKAITMGIGTIFKAREIVLMAWNAKKAPIINKAVEGEMSSEVPATYLQLSDNVEFILDEDAASELTRFDTPWLVKDCVWDEQLTKKAVIWLSGELNKPILKLTEEDYNNHGMAQLAVEKGPAYNINIHVFNKIQHTITGWPGGKPNADDSQRPERANPAKKRTIIFSPHPDDDVISMGGTFIRLVDQGHDVHVAYQTSGNTAVWDDDVLRYMEFAIDFNNSIGKDSNHLKSIYEDMRRFFTQKQPNQIDTQEVRDVKGFIRKSEAISGARYAGLADDHIHFMALPFYETGKTQKNPVTEKDIELTMELLQQVKPHQIFAAGDFADPHGTHIVCFRIILEALTRLQKTESWTKDCWLWMYRGAWHEFEVHEIEMAVPLSPQEVERKRNAIFKHQSQKDRPVFPGDDAREFWVRAAERNRETAKIYDKLGLADYEAMEAFVRWKF, from the coding sequence ATGATTCGCTTAAACTTATTAGAAGAAACCCGTTTTGAAAAACTACCCGTTACGGTTTACCCCGATCAGCACATTGCTTCGCGGCAAGTGGCTCGTCGCATTTGTGACCTGATTCGCCGGAAACAGCAAAATGGGGAAACTACCGTGCTAGGATTAGCTACCGGAGCAACGCCGATTGAAGTTTACGCTGAATTGGTTCGTTTGCACCGCGAAGAAGGATTGAGTTTCCAAAACGTAATTACTTTTAACCTGGATGAGTATTACCCCATGAGTCCAACGGCGCCGCAAAGCTATGTAACGTTCATGAACGAGAACCTGTTCGATCATATCGACATCCCGAAGGAAAACGTTAATATACCGGACGGAACTTTGCCTCTAGAGGAAATACCGGCTTTTTGTTTGGCCTACGAACGGAAGATAGAAGATTTAGGCGGTCTGGATTTACAAATTTTGGGGATAGGCCGTACGGGTCACATCGGGTTTAACGAACCTGGTTCGGCTCCTAACTCCGGTACCCGCCTGGTTACTCTCGACGATCTGACCCGCCGGGATGCTTCCCGCGATTTCGGGGGGAAAGAAAACGTGCCTACCAAAGCCATTACCATGGGTATTGGTACCATTTTTAAAGCCCGCGAAATTGTGCTTATGGCCTGGAACGCCAAAAAAGCACCCATCATTAATAAAGCCGTAGAAGGCGAAATGTCGAGCGAGGTGCCCGCCACCTACTTGCAACTTTCGGATAACGTAGAATTTATTCTCGACGAAGATGCCGCTTCAGAACTTACCCGTTTTGATACTCCCTGGCTGGTAAAAGATTGCGTGTGGGACGAGCAACTTACTAAAAAAGCCGTTATCTGGTTATCCGGTGAATTGAACAAACCTATCTTAAAGCTTACCGAAGAAGATTATAATAACCACGGTATGGCCCAGTTGGCCGTAGAAAAAGGTCCGGCTTACAATATTAATATTCACGTTTTTAATAAAATTCAGCATACCATTACCGGTTGGCCGGGTGGCAAACCAAACGCCGATGACTCGCAACGGCCGGAACGGGCCAATCCTGCCAAAAAGCGCACCATTATTTTCTCTCCTCACCCCGACGACGATGTGATATCCATGGGGGGTACGTTTATCCGGTTGGTAGATCAAGGGCACGATGTACACGTAGCGTATCAAACTTCAGGAAATACTGCTGTTTGGGACGATGATGTGCTGCGTTACATGGAGTTTGCCATTGATTTTAATAACAGCATCGGCAAAGATAGCAACCACTTAAAATCTATTTACGAGGATATGCGCCGGTTCTTTACTCAGAAACAACCTAATCAGATAGATACCCAGGAGGTCCGCGACGTAAAAGGATTTATCCGGAAAAGTGAAGCTATTTCGGGCGCTCGTTACGCAGGTTTAGCCGATGATCATATTCACTTTATGGCTTTGCCTTTTTACGAAACCGGTAAAACCCAAAAAAATCCGGTTACCGAAAAAGACATTGAACTTACCATGGAATTGCTGCAGCAGGTAAAACCGCACCAGATTTTTGCCGCCGGCGATTTTGCCGATCCGCACGGTACGCATATTGTCTGTTTCCGGATTATCCTGGAAGCCCTGACACGTCTGCAAAAAACCGAAAGCTGGACCAAAGACTGCTGGCTGTGGATGTACCGGGGCGCCTGGCACGAGTTTGAAGTGCACGAAATTGAAATGGCCGTACCGCTGTCGCCGCAGGAAGTAGAACGGAAACGCAACGCCATTTTCAAACATCAATCACAAAAAGACCGGCCGGTATTCCCCGGCGACGATGCCCGGGAGTTTTGGGTGCGGGCTGCCGAACGTAACCGCGAAACGGCTAAAATCTACGATAAACTAGGCCTCGCCGATTACGAAGCCATGGAAGCTTTTGTGCGCTGGAAATTCTAA
- a CDS encoding ROK family protein, which produces MSALFSEDTYLDTLNHIERKKHLQKLKIIKFLYVKGAKTNAAICERFTISAPTSMALLNELIAEGIVEKQGRGLSIGGRKPDLYGLQENSLFVLSIEMEKHKTRMAIFNNKDKNITGIRTFPLQITQDLTAVDQLYICAEELIQTAGIDKNKLIGIGISMPGLVASKEGNTYTYLLTNNSSESLEEILEKKFNKPVFIQNDVKTISLAEYRFGLAHGKKDVLVVWMDWGIGLGMIMDGKLRSGTSGFAGEFGHIPIIDDGLLCQCGKRGCLETVASGMALVRLAKEGIKGGAVSMLSELTVQEIEQLEPPAIIEAANRGDQFAIRILSEVGMHLGKGLAILIQLFNPELIILSGTIAEARQYITTPVQQSLNTYCMAQLREKTSIALSDLGNNTLMLGSLALVMENIFENNIGFAKNKGV; this is translated from the coding sequence ATGAGCGCCTTATTCTCAGAAGATACTTACTTGGATACGCTTAATCACATCGAGCGGAAGAAGCATTTGCAGAAGCTCAAAATAATCAAATTTTTATACGTTAAAGGAGCTAAAACCAACGCGGCTATCTGCGAGCGGTTTACTATTAGTGCGCCTACTTCTATGGCGCTTTTAAACGAGTTAATTGCCGAAGGCATCGTGGAAAAGCAGGGCCGGGGCTTATCTATTGGCGGGCGGAAGCCAGATCTGTACGGTTTACAGGAAAACTCCTTGTTTGTGCTGAGTATCGAAATGGAAAAGCACAAAACAAGGATGGCCATTTTTAATAATAAAGACAAAAATATTACCGGTATCCGCACTTTTCCGCTGCAAATTACGCAAGATTTAACCGCTGTAGATCAATTATATATCTGTGCCGAAGAGCTGATCCAAACCGCCGGTATCGATAAAAACAAACTCATTGGTATCGGCATCAGCATGCCCGGTCTCGTAGCTTCGAAAGAAGGAAATACCTATACGTACCTGTTAACCAATAATTCTTCGGAGTCGTTGGAAGAAATTCTCGAAAAGAAATTTAACAAGCCGGTTTTTATTCAAAACGATGTAAAAACCATTAGCCTGGCCGAATACCGGTTTGGGCTAGCCCACGGTAAAAAAGATGTGCTGGTAGTTTGGATGGACTGGGGCATTGGTCTGGGAATGATTATGGACGGAAAACTGCGGAGCGGTACTTCCGGATTTGCCGGCGAATTTGGGCATATTCCTATTATAGACGATGGCTTATTGTGCCAGTGCGGTAAACGCGGTTGTTTAGAAACCGTAGCTTCGGGGATGGCTTTAGTACGGCTGGCCAAAGAAGGTATTAAAGGCGGAGCCGTTTCGATGCTAAGCGAATTAACGGTACAAGAAATAGAACAACTAGAACCACCCGCCATTATCGAAGCGGCCAACCGTGGCGATCAGTTTGCCATCCGGATTTTATCGGAAGTAGGGATGCATTTAGGAAAAGGCCTGGCTATTTTAATTCAGCTATTTAATCCTGAGTTAATTATTTTAAGTGGTACTATTGCCGAAGCCCGGCAGTATATTACAACGCCCGTACAACAATCTTTAAATACGTATTGCATGGCCCAGCTCCGCGAGAAAACCAGTATTGCTTTATCGGATTTAGGGAATAATACCTTAATGCTGGGTTCTTTAGCTTTGGTGATGGAAAATATTTTCGAGAATAATATTGGCTTCGCTAAAAATAAAGGAGTGTAA
- a CDS encoding AGE family epimerase/isomerase, giving the protein MKYFSLTALVLCAITTFYLTAFKPNDTTDRAQLAAAIDKSIRTEMLNKWYPRAIDKQYGGFLSTFTYDWKQAPEQDKFIVTQARHIWSNARASQFYPTVEYYKAGGKHGFTFLRDVMWDKTYGGFYALVDRQGKVKENPTEPKNAYGNAFGIYALATYYMASGDTAALNLAKKTFLWLEKHSHDPKFKGYYQALERDGTPIQRHSKLPSTSEVGYKDQNSSIHILEALTELYQVWPDPLVRERLQEMLVLIRDTITTPKGYLILFLKPDWQPISYRDSSAVAQEKHRGLDHVSFGHDVETAYLMLEASHVLGLKEDPKTMTVAKRMIDHALANGWDAKAGGFYDEGYYFKDKPGITIVKGGKNWWAQAEGLNTLLLMADHFPNDKMQYYQKFLQQWKYINAYLIDHEHGDWYPGGIDKEPEQKTALKGQIWKGNYHQFRALSNCVLRLQPDKTAPAAPKNIRINAGTLTWEKVRDNKNMLGYNIYQNGQKIGFTPLASFVVPTAKKGSKITVQAIDLAGNLSANSAAITF; this is encoded by the coding sequence ATGAAATATTTTTCCTTAACTGCCTTGGTTCTTTGTGCAATTACCACCTTTTATCTAACGGCTTTTAAACCGAATGACACAACTGATCGGGCCCAGTTAGCAGCGGCAATTGATAAATCTATTCGGACGGAGATGCTGAATAAGTGGTACCCGCGGGCCATAGATAAGCAATACGGCGGTTTCCTGAGTACTTTTACTTACGACTGGAAACAAGCTCCTGAGCAGGATAAATTCATTGTAACCCAGGCACGCCATATCTGGTCCAATGCCCGCGCATCGCAGTTTTATCCAACGGTAGAGTATTACAAAGCGGGCGGCAAACATGGTTTTACTTTTTTACGCGATGTAATGTGGGACAAAACCTACGGTGGTTTCTATGCGCTCGTCGACCGGCAAGGCAAAGTGAAAGAAAATCCTACGGAGCCTAAAAATGCGTACGGTAATGCTTTTGGTATTTACGCCCTGGCAACCTATTACATGGCCTCCGGCGATACGGCCGCTTTAAATCTGGCCAAAAAAACCTTTCTTTGGCTCGAAAAACACAGCCACGATCCTAAATTCAAAGGTTATTACCAGGCTTTAGAACGCGATGGTACTCCCATTCAACGGCACAGCAAACTACCTTCTACTTCCGAAGTGGGCTACAAAGATCAAAACAGTTCTATTCATATACTGGAAGCTTTAACTGAACTCTACCAGGTTTGGCCCGATCCCTTGGTGCGGGAGCGTTTGCAGGAAATGCTGGTATTAATTCGGGATACTATTACTACTCCTAAAGGCTATTTAATCTTGTTTTTGAAGCCGGATTGGCAACCTATCTCTTACCGCGATTCTTCTGCGGTTGCCCAAGAAAAGCATCGGGGCTTAGACCATGTGTCGTTTGGGCACGATGTAGAAACCGCTTATTTAATGTTGGAAGCTTCGCACGTACTCGGTTTAAAAGAAGACCCTAAAACCATGACGGTGGCGAAACGCATGATAGACCATGCCCTGGCTAACGGCTGGGATGCAAAAGCCGGCGGCTTTTACGACGAAGGTTATTACTTTAAAGATAAACCCGGCATTACCATTGTAAAAGGCGGTAAAAACTGGTGGGCTCAAGCCGAAGGGTTAAACACGTTGTTGTTAATGGCCGATCATTTTCCAAATGATAAAATGCAGTATTACCAAAAATTTCTGCAGCAGTGGAAATACATTAATGCCTACCTAATTGACCACGAACACGGCGACTGGTACCCGGGCGGAATAGACAAAGAACCGGAACAAAAAACGGCGCTTAAAGGCCAGATCTGGAAAGGAAATTACCACCAGTTCCGGGCCTTATCTAATTGCGTGCTGCGTTTACAACCCGATAAAACGGCTCCTGCCGCTCCGAAAAACATTAGAATAAATGCGGGTACTTTAACCTGGGAAAAAGTACGCGATAATAAAAACATGTTGGGCTATAACATTTACCAAAACGGCCAGAAAATTGGCTTTACCCCATTGGCTAGTTTTGTAGTACCCACTGCCAAAAAAGGCAGCAAAATAACCGTACAAGCCATAGACTTAGCCGGCAATTTGTCTGCTAACAGCGCTGCGATAACCTTCTGA
- a CDS encoding phytanoyl-CoA dioxygenase family protein — MVNYFWQVNFDQLLINQDKEISDKTNLVTYYPLSVSDSYYPKVGGLPKANLTMQLVFTKSQIQQFMHEGYIRLDEAFPQELATEARAILWQATSCNPDDATTWTQPVIRLGDFSQAPFRNAVNTPKLHAAFDQLVGKEAWIPRMSLGSFPVRFPTQENPGDTGWHVDASFPGVDLSDYLSWRINVFSRGRALLMLFLFSDVGEKDAPTRIKVGSHLEVARLLEPAGQAGLSFMELAQKLPSINGGKEVLATGPAGTVYLCHPFLVHAAQPHHGTNPRFLAQPPLIPAKDFVLQHPDGNYSPVENAIRLGLGLE, encoded by the coding sequence ATGGTAAATTATTTTTGGCAAGTTAATTTTGATCAGTTACTTATTAATCAGGATAAAGAAATTTCAGATAAAACAAATTTAGTAACTTACTACCCTTTATCTGTTTCTGATAGTTATTACCCAAAAGTGGGTGGTTTACCAAAAGCAAATCTCACCATGCAACTCGTATTTACTAAATCGCAAATACAGCAATTTATGCACGAGGGTTATATCCGGCTGGATGAAGCCTTTCCGCAGGAACTAGCAACGGAAGCTCGGGCAATTTTGTGGCAAGCAACCTCCTGTAATCCCGATGATGCTACTACCTGGACGCAACCCGTGATCCGGTTAGGAGATTTTAGCCAGGCCCCTTTTAGAAACGCCGTTAATACCCCTAAACTGCACGCTGCTTTCGACCAATTAGTAGGCAAAGAAGCTTGGATTCCCCGCATGAGTTTAGGCAGTTTTCCGGTTCGGTTTCCCACCCAGGAAAATCCAGGTGATACCGGCTGGCACGTAGATGCGAGTTTTCCGGGTGTTGATTTATCTGATTACCTGTCGTGGCGGATAAATGTATTTTCGAGAGGCCGGGCTTTACTCATGCTGTTTCTTTTCTCGGACGTTGGGGAAAAAGATGCTCCTACCCGGATTAAGGTAGGCTCGCATTTGGAGGTAGCCCGTTTATTAGAACCGGCCGGCCAAGCAGGTTTATCGTTTATGGAACTGGCCCAAAAGCTACCGAGTATTAATGGGGGAAAAGAAGTTCTCGCTACTGGTCCGGCCGGAACTGTTTATTTGTGCCATCCTTTTTTGGTGCATGCCGCCCAACCGCACCATGGTACAAATCCGCGCTTTCTGGCTCAGCCCCCTTTAATTCCAGCAAAAGATTTTGTACTACAACACCCTGATGGTAATTATTCTCCGGTGGAAAACGCTATTCGGTTAGGTCTTGGATTAGAATAG
- a CDS encoding VOC family protein, protein MTIEHVAIWTNQLDVLKDYYQKFIGGIPNSKYRNESTGFESFFLTFDSGARLELMSKPNVPVNKNDTINRQHLGIIHLAFGVATMQEVDAKARELQQAGYQILRGPRKTGDGYYEFETLDPDNNRLEVTTLFVSEN, encoded by the coding sequence ATGACCATAGAACACGTTGCCATCTGGACGAACCAGTTAGACGTTTTAAAAGATTATTACCAGAAATTTATTGGCGGAATTCCTAATTCTAAATACCGGAACGAATCGACCGGATTTGAAAGTTTCTTTTTAACTTTTGATTCGGGTGCCCGCCTGGAACTGATGAGCAAACCGAATGTGCCCGTTAATAAAAATGATACCATTAACCGCCAGCATTTAGGTATTATTCATCTGGCATTTGGGGTAGCAACTATGCAGGAAGTAGACGCAAAAGCCAGAGAATTGCAACAAGCCGGATATCAAATTTTAAGAGGACCCCGCAAAACGGGTGATGGCTATTATGAATTTGAAACCCTGGACCCGGACAATAACCGGCTAGAAGTAACGACACTCTTTGTTTCAGAAAATTAA
- a CDS encoding nuclear transport factor 2 family protein, with protein MTEEFAKHFAEEWVSSWNSHNLERILEHYTEDFTIETPMALKIKPETEGVVVGKNQVREYWQQGLKLIPNLRFEIIDVLTGINGLTIYYRNTATGRKTVEIMFFNEQQKVEKAFAMYS; from the coding sequence ATGACTGAAGAATTTGCTAAACACTTTGCGGAAGAATGGGTAAGCTCCTGGAACTCTCACAATTTAGAAAGAATTCTGGAACATTACACAGAAGATTTTACCATAGAAACCCCCATGGCTTTAAAAATTAAACCTGAAACCGAAGGGGTTGTAGTAGGTAAAAACCAAGTTAGAGAATACTGGCAGCAAGGTTTAAAACTAATACCCAATCTGCGTTTTGAGATAATAGATGTATTAACCGGAATCAACGGTTTAACCATTTATTACCGCAACACCGCCACCGGTCGGAAAACGGTAGAAATTATGTTCTTTAATGAACAGCAAAAAGTAGAAAAAGCGTTTGCTATGTACTCTTAG
- a CDS encoding ABC transporter ATP-binding protein has translation MSVMIEVNQVSKNFGSIQAVDNVSFSVAEGETLVLLGTSGCGKTTTLRMLNKLEEPSAGTIYFNNQPINELPPEQLRRRMGYVLQHTGLFPHYTIAENMAIVPRLLKWETSRIKERARELLHKLHLSEDYLLLYPDQLSGGQQQRVGLARALMADPPVLLLDEPFGALDPITRTHIRQEFLHLDELKRKTVIMVTHDITEAFELGDRICLMHQGRIEQIGAPKELLFQPKSDFVRSFLKEQQLPLELKTLTLADIGFSPTNEFRNLPASLSIWEAIAALLPPDSSPISEPLAGKELPARATPAINQVFQALQNFRKN, from the coding sequence ATGTCCGTAATGATTGAGGTAAACCAGGTATCTAAAAATTTTGGATCCATACAGGCCGTTGATAATGTTTCATTTTCGGTAGCAGAAGGCGAAACCCTTGTTTTGCTGGGTACCAGCGGTTGCGGTAAAACCACTACCCTACGCATGCTGAATAAGTTAGAGGAACCCTCAGCGGGTACTATTTATTTTAACAATCAGCCTATTAACGAGCTACCTCCGGAGCAATTGCGCCGCCGGATGGGTTACGTGCTGCAGCATACCGGCTTGTTTCCGCATTATACCATTGCTGAAAATATGGCCATTGTACCCCGGCTATTAAAATGGGAAACCAGCCGCATAAAGGAACGGGCGCGGGAACTGTTACATAAACTGCATCTTTCGGAAGATTACCTATTGCTTTACCCCGATCAACTCAGCGGCGGCCAGCAGCAACGCGTAGGATTGGCCCGGGCCTTAATGGCCGATCCGCCGGTTCTACTCCTGGACGAGCCTTTTGGTGCCCTCGACCCCATTACCCGCACCCACATTCGACAGGAGTTCTTACACCTCGACGAGTTAAAACGCAAAACCGTTATTATGGTAACCCACGACATTACCGAAGCTTTTGAACTCGGCGACCGCATTTGCCTGATGCACCAAGGCCGCATAGAACAGATTGGTGCCCCCAAAGAATTATTATTTCAGCCAAAAAGTGACTTTGTGCGCTCCTTTTTAAAAGAACAACAACTACCGCTAGAACTAAAAACCTTAACCCTTGCCGATATTGGCTTTTCGCCCACCAATGAATTTAGAAACTTACCCGCCTCTTTAAGTATTTGGGAAGCTATTGCTGCTTTATTACCACCAGATAGCTCCCCCATTTCAGAACCGTTGGCTGGCAAAGAATTACCTGCTCGTGCTACTCCGGCAATAAACCAGGTATTTCAAGCGCTGCAAAATTTCCGAAAAAACTAA
- a CDS encoding ABC transporter permease/substrate-binding protein — MAAESSTLLGFMQEQSGKILEQCLTHTGLTFLSLLLAVSIGLPLGILISEKKKLAGTILGVAGILQTIPSIALLGFLIPILGIGAKPAIAALFLYALLPIIRNTFTGITSVDVVVKDAAKGMGMTKSQILRQVELPLALPVILAGIRTATVINVGVATLAAYIAAGGLGEFIFGGIALNNSNMILAGAIPAACLALLFDFILSRLQKLNLRTMKRAVWLLPLALLVLATFYLVPPAFGTKLLAGFTPEFMGRQDGFLGLQNIYQLNIRNVVISDAVMYQAAYEKELDVISGYSTDGRLKAFDLVILEDDKHIFPPYYAAPIVRNEALQQFPELAKILNLLVGQINDSIMTELNYQVDYLKQSPETVARNFLQQKKLWRPARRGTGSTIRIGSKIFGEQYILTSMYSQLLQGYSDYRVETKTGLGGTKICFDALTNNQIDLYPEYTGTGLLVILQPTPTQINQLGTSKEKVYQFVKDEFQKQYKLTWLLPIGFNNAYALMMRRKQAATLGIKSISDLKKSLAKKVKND; from the coding sequence ATGGCTGCTGAATCTTCTACTTTACTTGGCTTTATGCAGGAGCAATCCGGTAAAATACTGGAGCAATGCCTTACGCATACCGGACTTACTTTTTTATCGTTGCTGTTAGCCGTTAGCATTGGTTTACCACTGGGAATACTAATTTCCGAAAAGAAAAAATTAGCCGGTACCATTCTGGGCGTGGCAGGTATTTTACAAACTATCCCGAGCATTGCTTTATTGGGTTTTCTGATTCCGATTTTGGGTATCGGAGCGAAACCAGCGATTGCTGCTTTATTTTTGTACGCCTTACTGCCCATTATCCGGAATACCTTTACGGGAATTACCTCGGTAGATGTCGTGGTAAAAGATGCCGCCAAAGGTATGGGAATGACCAAAAGCCAAATTTTAAGGCAAGTAGAATTACCTCTAGCTTTGCCGGTTATTCTGGCCGGTATCCGAACGGCTACGGTTATTAATGTGGGAGTAGCTACTTTAGCCGCTTACATTGCCGCCGGTGGATTGGGCGAATTTATTTTTGGCGGCATTGCACTTAATAATTCTAATATGATTCTGGCCGGAGCCATACCCGCTGCTTGTTTAGCTTTATTGTTCGATTTCATATTAAGTAGGCTGCAAAAGCTAAATCTCCGGACAATGAAACGGGCCGTATGGCTATTACCCTTGGCTTTATTGGTACTGGCTACTTTTTACCTTGTTCCGCCTGCTTTCGGCACCAAGTTGCTGGCTGGTTTTACGCCCGAGTTTATGGGCAGGCAAGATGGCTTTTTAGGTTTGCAGAATATTTACCAGTTAAATATCCGGAATGTAGTAATTAGCGATGCGGTAATGTACCAGGCGGCCTACGAAAAAGAACTGGACGTTATCAGTGGCTACTCCACGGATGGGCGTTTAAAAGCTTTTGATTTAGTAATATTGGAAGATGACAAGCATATTTTTCCGCCGTATTATGCCGCCCCAATTGTAAGGAACGAAGCTTTACAACAGTTTCCCGAATTAGCTAAAATCTTAAATTTACTGGTTGGTCAGATAAATGACTCTATTATGACCGAGCTTAATTATCAGGTTGATTATTTAAAGCAAAGCCCGGAAACAGTAGCCCGAAACTTTCTGCAGCAAAAAAAATTATGGCGTCCGGCTCGCCGCGGAACAGGCAGCACCATACGAATAGGCTCGAAAATTTTTGGAGAACAGTATATTTTAACCAGTATGTACAGCCAGTTGCTGCAAGGCTACTCCGACTACCGGGTAGAAACCAAAACCGGGTTAGGCGGTACTAAAATTTGCTTCGACGCTTTAACCAATAACCAAATTGATTTATACCCCGAATATACAGGTACCGGTTTACTCGTTATTCTGCAGCCCACTCCCACCCAAATTAATCAACTCGGTACCAGTAAAGAAAAAGTGTATCAGTTCGTGAAAGATGAATTTCAAAAGCAGTATAAACTTACCTGGCTCCTGCCTATCGGGTTTAACAATGCCTACGCTTTAATGATGCGCCGAAAACAAGCGGCTACTTTAGGAATAAAAAGTATTTCGGATTTAAAAAAATCACTTGCAAAAAAAGTAAAGAATGATTAA
- a CDS encoding LytR/AlgR family response regulator transcription factor has translation MMLTCIAVDDEPLALGLVCAFIEQTPFLKLVGRYSSAIEALRGLHEQPVDVLFLDIQMPDLTGIELARVLDKGKPGKNPRVIFTTAFNQFALESYRVDALDYLVKPFNYEEFLRTATKAKAYFDLIQVPVNPVAAPAPEEEYLFLKIEYQLVRIAFKDILYIEGLKDYVKVHLLSEAKPVLSLTSLKALEEKLPPRRFMRIHRSFIVALEKIKAITRNTVQIGETTIAVSDQYKENFNQFLNRWM, from the coding sequence CTGATGCTTACTTGTATTGCCGTGGATGATGAACCATTGGCCTTAGGCCTGGTTTGCGCTTTTATTGAACAAACGCCTTTTCTGAAATTAGTAGGCCGGTACTCCAGTGCCATTGAAGCCTTGCGGGGCCTGCACGAGCAACCCGTAGATGTTTTATTCCTGGACATTCAAATGCCCGATTTGACGGGTATTGAACTGGCCCGGGTATTAGATAAAGGTAAGCCAGGAAAAAATCCACGCGTTATTTTTACTACCGCTTTTAATCAATTTGCCCTGGAGAGTTACCGTGTAGATGCCTTGGATTATTTAGTAAAGCCATTTAATTACGAAGAATTCTTGCGGACTGCCACTAAAGCCAAAGCGTATTTTGATTTAATTCAAGTTCCAGTTAACCCGGTTGCAGCTCCTGCTCCCGAAGAAGAATACCTTTTCTTAAAAATAGAATACCAATTAGTGCGCATTGCTTTTAAAGATATTTTGTACATCGAAGGATTAAAAGATTACGTGAAAGTGCACCTGCTAAGTGAAGCAAAACCGGTGCTCTCTCTTACCAGCCTCAAAGCCTTAGAAGAAAAACTACCCCCCCGGCGGTTTATGCGGATTCATCGTTCTTTTATTGTAGCCTTAGAAAAAATTAAAGCTATTACCCGCAATACCGTACAAATAGGGGAAACTACCATTGCAGTAAGCGATCAGTACAAAGAAAATTTTAATCAATTTTTAAATCGGTGGATGTGA